AATCACCCAGGACCCTCCAATATTATTGATATCCATTATTGCGGTTTCATTTCCTGTAATTGATTTTATCTTATTACAGATTTCATTTGCATACAATGGACCTTTAATTACAGTCTTATCATAAGGAGGAACGGGTGATGTATGTGCAGCATCAATCATAGCTGCTTGCTTACCTGCAACTTTGTAGAAAATTCCTCTTTTGCCAATGAATTTACACAAAAACCCAATAATCGCGGCAATAATTATTCTTAAATGCCCACACTCATCTATTGCACATTGCATACTTGTTTTTGCCCGAAGCCCAATACCGTAGCTTGTCTTTTTCACTCCACGCCAAAGTAATCTCGCCAGTAAGCCAACTTTTATTTTGTCTTCCCTGATTGCTCTGCCTTGAGTAATAGCAACGGGACTTTCACTAAGAACAATTATATCGTTCTTTTTTCTAATTCCATTAGTATATTGTAAAACAATTTCAATAATATCATCATTAGAAGTGAGTATCTTCGTTTTTATTGGCTGTCGGGCAAAAATTATACTATCTATAATTTTTTTTGAGATATTATTTCTCATAGCCTAAGATAATTGCAACTTCTTCAACCTTTGCAAGATCTACAAATGGTTTTATTTCAGCTTTTTTAAAAAGTCCGCCACTTGTCTGCTCAATATTTATAATCTTGCCAAAAGAAATCTCTGGAGGATAAATTGAACTCAATTCTGAGGTAACTATCTCATCATCTAATTGTACATCGCAACCGACTTTTATCTTCTGTAAATAGATCCTCCCATCAAAATTTGTTTCAACTATTCCATGAATTCTACTCCTGCTGTCCAGTGCACCCATACGGAAATATCTACTGCCGAATGTTTGAACTACTGAATAATCTGGATAAACAGCTATAATTTTCCCTACTAACCCATCAATAGAAATGACTGGTAAATTAATTTCACCATTTTTATTTTTCCCTGTATCAATTATCAGAGTTTCATAATTAAGAAAAGAGCCTGTTCCTAAAACTCTTGAAACTTCAACTTGAAACTTCTTTTTATCCTGTATATCTAAAAGATTAGATAGTCTCTCATCTCTTAAAATCTCTTCTTTGTAGTGTCTATTTTTAGATTGTAATAAAAACAGCTCAGCCTGTAAATCTTTATTCTTCTGGGAAAGTTTTGAAAGGCTTTTTAAATACGATATACTTGCAGTAAAAGGTAGGAAGAAATGTCTTCCGATAAACCGCGCTTTTGATATTCTATTCTCATTAGTGCCAGCTATAAAGATTATAGATATAATTAGAAATATTACAAAAATTACATTTTTTCTACTAAACATTTTTGTCTGCTCTTCTTAAATAC
This portion of the Candidatus Cloacimonadota bacterium genome encodes:
- a CDS encoding coenzyme F420-0:L-glutamate ligase, with protein sequence MRNNISKKIIDSIIFARQPIKTKILTSNDDIIEIVLQYTNGIRKKNDIIVLSESPVAITQGRAIREDKIKVGLLARLLWRGVKKTSYGIGLRAKTSMQCAIDECGHLRIIIAAIIGFLCKFIGKRGIFYKVAGKQAAMIDAAHTSPVPPYDKTVIKGPLYANEICNKIKSITGNETAIMDINNIGGSWVIGKSSGIDSKLLEKIMMDNPQGQQGELTPICLVHPVRDISNGTWEKTND
- the mreC gene encoding rod shape-determining protein MreC codes for the protein MFSRKNVIFVIFLIISIIFIAGTNENRISKARFIGRHFFLPFTASISYLKSLSKLSQKNKDLQAELFLLQSKNRHYKEEILRDERLSNLLDIQDKKKFQVEVSRVLGTGSFLNYETLIIDTGKNKNGEINLPVISIDGLVGKIIAVYPDYSVVQTFGSRYFRMGALDSRSRIHGIVETNFDGRIYLQKIKVGCDVQLDDEIVTSELSSIYPPEISFGKIINIEQTSGGLFKKAEIKPFVDLAKVEEVAIILGYEK